From Cellulomonas chengniuliangii, the proteins below share one genomic window:
- a CDS encoding saccharopine dehydrogenase family protein: MRILVIGSGGVGDAVARIAARREFFELLVVADVDPGRAERTVAAARKHDVGVDRFRSATVDASDPASVEALAREHGATHVLNAVDPRLVMPIFTGVLAAGAHYLDMAMSLSRPHAERPHELPGVKLGDEQFALAGSWVDAGRLALVGIGVEPGLSDVLARYASDHLFSHIDELGVRDGANLVVRGPEGDPVFAPSFSIWTTIEECLNPPVVWSADRAEAGAGLEDGWHTVPPFHDPEVFDFPEPIGPVECVHVEHEEVLLMPRWLDARTVTFKYGLGEEFIGVLRTLHRLGLDSTEPVSVRGAQVSPRDVVAAVLPDPATIGPQMTGSTCAGVLVTGTGLDGAPREVYLHHIVDNAWSMAEYGAQCVVWQTAVNPVIALELLAAGTWQGVGVLGPEAFPPEPFLDLLAAPEPAGYGSPWALQERPPRAAAG; encoded by the coding sequence GTGCGGATCCTGGTGATCGGCAGTGGCGGTGTCGGCGACGCGGTCGCGCGCATCGCCGCGCGCCGAGAGTTCTTCGAGCTGCTCGTCGTGGCCGACGTCGACCCCGGGCGCGCCGAGCGCACCGTCGCGGCCGCCCGCAAGCACGACGTGGGTGTGGACCGCTTCCGGTCGGCGACGGTGGACGCCTCCGACCCGGCGTCGGTCGAGGCGCTGGCGCGCGAGCACGGCGCCACGCACGTCCTGAACGCCGTGGACCCCCGCCTGGTGATGCCGATCTTCACCGGCGTGCTCGCCGCGGGAGCCCACTACCTCGACATGGCCATGTCGTTGTCCCGTCCGCACGCCGAGCGCCCCCACGAGTTGCCCGGGGTCAAGCTCGGGGACGAGCAGTTCGCGCTCGCGGGCTCGTGGGTCGACGCCGGGCGCCTGGCGCTCGTGGGGATCGGCGTGGAGCCGGGCCTGTCCGACGTGCTCGCGCGGTACGCCTCCGACCACCTCTTCTCCCACATCGACGAGCTCGGCGTGCGGGACGGGGCGAACCTCGTGGTGCGCGGGCCGGAAGGCGACCCGGTGTTCGCCCCGTCGTTCTCCATCTGGACCACCATCGAGGAGTGCCTCAACCCGCCGGTGGTCTGGTCTGCCGATCGGGCCGAGGCGGGCGCCGGGCTCGAGGACGGGTGGCACACCGTGCCGCCCTTCCACGACCCCGAGGTCTTCGACTTCCCCGAGCCCATCGGGCCGGTGGAGTGCGTCCACGTGGAGCACGAGGAGGTCCTCCTGATGCCGCGGTGGCTGGACGCGCGCACGGTGACGTTCAAATACGGGCTGGGCGAGGAGTTCATCGGCGTGCTGCGGACGCTGCACCGGTTGGGCCTCGACTCCACCGAGCCGGTGTCGGTGCGGGGCGCGCAGGTCAGCCCCCGCGACGTGGTCGCCGCGGTGCTGCCCGATCCGGCGACCATCGGCCCGCAGATGACCGGCTCGACGTGCGCCGGCGTGCTCGTGACGGGGACGGGGCTGGACGGCGCCCCCCGCGAGGTGTACCTCCACCACATCGTCGACAACGCCTGGTCCATGGCGGAGTACGGCGCGCAGTGCGTGGTGTGGCAGACAGCGGTGAACCCCGTGATCGCGCTCGAGCTTCTGGCGGCCGGGACCTGGCAGGGGGTGGGGGTTCTCGGCCCGGAGGCGTTCCCGCCCGAGCCGTTCCTGGACCTGCTGGCTGCCCCCGAGCCAGCGGGGTACGGGTCGCCCTGGGCGTTGCAGGAGCGGCCGCCGCGCGCGGCGGCCGGCTGA
- the gabT gene encoding 4-aminobutyrate--2-oxoglutarate transaminase produces MSTTSAPPALAQSRSVLTAIPGPRSMALARRRAAAVAAGVSSVLPVYVARASGAIVEDVDGNRLVDLGSGIAVTSVGAAAPEVVAAVAAQAADFTHTCFMVSPYEEYVEVCERLAELTPGTHEKRSVLVSSGAEAVENAVKTARRATGRDAVLVLDHAYHGRTNLTMAMTARAMPYKTGFGPFAGEVYRVPTSYPLRDPAGMTGAEAAARAIDVAERMVGADRVAALVVEPIQGEGGFVVPAPGFLPAMAAWAQAHGIVLVVDEVQTGFARTGAMFACEHEGVVPDLIATAKGIAGGLPLGAVTGRADLMDAVHPGGLGGTFGGNPVACAAALASMALFESLDLVGAARAIEAVVRAGLEPVADASPAVAELRGRGAMLAVELVRPGTLEPDRAAAAQVARACAAAGVLVLTCGTWGNVVRLLPPLVIGRPLLEDGVEVLAGALRALPA; encoded by the coding sequence ATGTCGACGACATCCGCGCCACCTGCCCTCGCGCAGAGCCGATCCGTCCTGACCGCGATCCCCGGCCCGCGCTCGATGGCCCTCGCCCGGCGGCGCGCCGCGGCGGTCGCCGCCGGGGTCTCCTCCGTGCTGCCGGTGTACGTGGCCCGCGCCAGCGGCGCGATCGTGGAGGACGTCGACGGCAACCGCCTGGTCGACCTGGGCTCGGGCATCGCGGTGACCTCGGTCGGAGCCGCCGCGCCCGAGGTGGTCGCGGCGGTGGCGGCCCAGGCGGCCGACTTCACGCACACGTGCTTCATGGTCAGCCCGTACGAGGAGTACGTGGAGGTGTGCGAGCGGCTCGCCGAGCTCACCCCCGGGACCCACGAGAAGCGGTCGGTGCTCGTGAGCTCGGGCGCGGAGGCCGTGGAGAACGCCGTCAAGACGGCCCGACGGGCAACCGGGCGGGACGCGGTCCTCGTGCTCGACCACGCGTACCACGGGCGCACCAACCTCACGATGGCCATGACCGCCCGAGCCATGCCCTACAAGACCGGCTTCGGCCCGTTCGCCGGCGAGGTCTACCGCGTCCCGACCTCCTACCCGCTGCGGGATCCCGCCGGGATGACGGGCGCCGAGGCGGCCGCGCGGGCCATCGACGTCGCGGAGCGCATGGTGGGCGCCGATCGGGTCGCCGCGCTCGTGGTCGAGCCCATCCAGGGCGAGGGCGGCTTCGTGGTCCCGGCTCCCGGCTTCCTCCCCGCGATGGCCGCCTGGGCGCAGGCGCACGGCATCGTCCTGGTGGTCGACGAGGTCCAGACCGGGTTCGCGCGCACCGGCGCCATGTTCGCCTGCGAGCACGAGGGGGTCGTGCCCGACCTGATCGCGACGGCGAAGGGCATCGCGGGCGGCCTGCCGCTGGGCGCGGTCACCGGGCGGGCGGACCTGATGGACGCGGTGCACCCGGGCGGACTGGGCGGCACGTTCGGCGGCAACCCGGTGGCCTGCGCGGCGGCCCTGGCGTCGATGGCGCTGTTCGAGAGCCTGGACCTGGTGGGCGCCGCCCGCGCGATCGAGGCCGTGGTGCGCGCTGGCCTCGAGCCGGTGGCCGACGCCTCCCCCGCCGTCGCCGAGCTCCGCGGCCGGGGCGCGATGCTCGCGGTCGAGCTGGTGCGGCCGGGCACGCTCGAGCCGGACCGCGCCGCCGCCGCGCAGGTGGCCCGGGCCTGCGCGGCGGCCGGTGTGCTGGTGCTCACATGCGGCACGTGGGGGAACGTGGTGCGCCTTCTGCCGCCCCTGGTGATCGGGCGCCCGCTGCTCGAGGACGGCGTGGAGGTGCTGGCGGGCGCGCTGCGGGCCCTGCCCGCCTGA
- a CDS encoding ABC transporter permease, protein MGEALVPVIAGLAFLYLLVPVAYTVAFSFNDAGKSNLVWRGFTLDAWRNPCGAPQVCEAFAHSLQVGVASTVIATALGTLLAIALVRFRFRGRPLVNLLVFLPMSTPEVVLGAALLAQFLSLRVQLGFTTVVIAHVMFCISFVVVTVKARVASLDPALEEAAADLYATPWHAFWRVTFPLLLPGIAAAALLAFSLSFDDFIITNFNSGAFTTFPKFVYVSAARGIPPQANVISSFMFVLALVLVVVFQVVSSVRAGRRQRG, encoded by the coding sequence CTGGGCGAGGCCCTCGTCCCCGTCATCGCCGGGCTGGCCTTCCTCTACCTGCTGGTGCCCGTGGCGTACACGGTCGCGTTCTCGTTCAACGACGCGGGCAAGTCGAACCTCGTGTGGCGCGGCTTCACCCTCGACGCGTGGCGGAACCCGTGCGGGGCCCCCCAGGTGTGCGAGGCGTTCGCGCACTCGCTCCAGGTCGGCGTCGCCTCGACCGTCATCGCCACGGCGCTCGGCACCCTGCTCGCCATCGCGCTGGTCCGGTTCCGCTTCCGGGGCCGCCCGCTGGTCAACCTGCTGGTCTTCCTGCCGATGTCCACCCCCGAGGTGGTGCTCGGCGCGGCGCTGCTCGCCCAGTTCCTCTCCCTGCGGGTGCAGCTCGGGTTCACCACGGTGGTCATCGCGCACGTCATGTTCTGCATCAGCTTCGTGGTGGTCACGGTCAAGGCGAGGGTGGCGAGCCTCGATCCGGCGCTCGAGGAGGCCGCGGCGGACCTGTACGCCACGCCGTGGCACGCCTTCTGGCGGGTGACCTTCCCGCTGCTGCTGCCCGGCATCGCGGCCGCCGCGCTGCTGGCCTTCAGCCTCAGCTTCGACGACTTCATCATCACCAACTTCAACTCGGGCGCGTTCACCACGTTCCCCAAGTTCGTCTACGTGTCGGCCGCCCGGGGCATACCGCCGCAGGCGAACGTCATCAGCTCGTTCATGTTCGTCCTCGCGCTCGTCCTGGTGGTCGTCTTCCAGGTCGTGAGCTCGGTCCGCGCCGGCAGACGCCAGCGTGGTTGA
- a CDS encoding DUF4081 domain-containing GNAT family N-acetyltransferase produces MGRWRGAAVDGRAGGRVLGDVDVARAIDVCALDPVASILATARIETAARVGLRAAGGQLWGFEADGVLTAVCWAGANLVPVVPDGDPAALDAFAAMGRAQGRRSSSIVGEAAMVLGLWERLSEHWPRAREVRADQPSLVISGDPVVAPDPRVRRTTTADYDAVLPACVRMFVEEVGYSPVSGSGTGPYETRVRTLIAEGWSFARFEDGHGSRRPGGVVFKAELGAVAGGVAQVQGVWVNPARRGEGLSKSGMAAVVQAARRDIAPVVSLYANHYNERALAAYRAVGFEQVGTYATVLF; encoded by the coding sequence ATGGGACGGTGGCGCGGGGCTGCGGTGGACGGCCGGGCCGGAGGCCGTGTGCTGGGCGACGTCGACGTCGCCCGCGCGATCGACGTCTGCGCGCTGGACCCGGTCGCGTCCATCCTGGCGACCGCCCGCATCGAGACGGCCGCCCGGGTGGGCCTGCGCGCCGCAGGCGGCCAGCTCTGGGGCTTCGAGGCCGACGGCGTCCTCACCGCGGTGTGCTGGGCCGGCGCGAACCTGGTGCCCGTGGTGCCCGACGGCGACCCGGCGGCGCTGGACGCCTTCGCCGCGATGGGTCGGGCCCAGGGCCGCCGCTCGTCCTCGATCGTCGGGGAGGCCGCCATGGTGCTGGGCCTGTGGGAACGCCTCTCCGAGCACTGGCCGCGGGCGCGGGAGGTGCGGGCCGACCAGCCGTCCCTGGTGATCTCGGGCGACCCGGTCGTGGCGCCGGACCCGCGGGTGCGGCGGACGACCACCGCCGACTACGACGCCGTGCTGCCGGCGTGCGTGCGCATGTTCGTCGAGGAGGTGGGCTACTCGCCGGTCTCCGGGAGCGGCACGGGCCCCTACGAGACGCGGGTGCGCACGCTCATCGCCGAGGGATGGTCGTTCGCGCGGTTCGAGGACGGCCACGGCTCCCGCCGCCCTGGAGGGGTGGTGTTCAAGGCCGAGCTGGGCGCCGTGGCCGGGGGAGTGGCCCAGGTCCAGGGGGTGTGGGTCAACCCCGCCCGGCGCGGCGAGGGCCTGTCGAAGTCCGGCATGGCCGCAGTCGTCCAGGCCGCACGCCGCGACATCGCACCGGTGGTGTCGCTGTACGCGAACCACTACAACGAGCGCGCGCTCGCGGCGTACCGCGCCGTCGGGTTCGAGCAGGTGGGGACGTACGCGACCGTCCTGTTCTAG
- a CDS encoding ABC transporter substrate-binding protein: protein MTPRRRPPITDPRVRALVRAARTPRGNGLSRRGFLLGAVGAAGVGALLAACGTDEETAEPAVVDRSDEERLLRWANWVAYLDEDDSGASPSLRAFEGTTGIRVEYSTAIEDNESFYALVEDRLAAGADIGYDIVTVTDYLAARLIRLDYAQRLDKARMPHAENLAPGLKGVDFDLGRSRSLTWQSGFAGIAWDKEALPRGLRSVSDLWAPELEGQVSLLSEMRDTMGLLMLEEGVDPSGTWGNDEFYGALEVLREKVESGHVREVVGNSYMDSLASGASVAAIAWSGDITELNAEHGDRFEFVIPEAGGTLWSDNLVVPVGSAHRSNAEDLMDYYYQPDVAAQVAAFVNYISPVEGAQEAMLAIDPELAADPMLFPDDETLRRVSVFRTLEPDEDERFSNEFFAAAGL, encoded by the coding sequence ATGACCCCCCGCCGTCGTCCCCCCATCACGGACCCGAGGGTGCGCGCGCTGGTGCGCGCCGCCCGCACACCTCGGGGCAACGGGCTCTCGCGGCGGGGCTTCCTGCTCGGAGCCGTCGGCGCGGCTGGTGTGGGAGCGCTCCTAGCAGCCTGCGGGACCGACGAGGAGACGGCGGAGCCCGCAGTGGTCGACCGCTCCGACGAGGAGCGCCTGCTGCGGTGGGCCAACTGGGTCGCCTACCTCGACGAGGACGACAGCGGGGCGTCTCCCTCCCTGCGGGCGTTCGAGGGCACGACCGGGATCCGGGTCGAGTACTCGACGGCGATCGAGGACAACGAGTCCTTCTACGCCCTCGTCGAGGACCGCCTCGCCGCCGGGGCGGACATCGGCTACGACATCGTCACCGTGACCGACTACCTCGCGGCCAGGCTCATCCGGCTCGACTACGCGCAGCGCCTGGACAAGGCTCGGATGCCGCACGCGGAGAACCTGGCGCCAGGGCTCAAGGGCGTCGACTTCGACCTCGGGCGGAGCCGCTCGCTGACCTGGCAGTCGGGGTTCGCGGGCATCGCGTGGGACAAGGAGGCCCTGCCGCGCGGGCTGCGCTCGGTCTCCGACCTGTGGGCGCCGGAGCTCGAAGGGCAGGTCTCGCTGCTCTCCGAGATGCGCGACACGATGGGCCTGCTGATGCTCGAGGAGGGCGTCGACCCGTCCGGGACCTGGGGCAACGACGAGTTCTACGGCGCCCTGGAGGTCTTGCGGGAGAAGGTCGAGAGCGGCCACGTCCGCGAGGTCGTGGGCAACTCGTACATGGACTCGCTGGCGTCCGGGGCGTCGGTGGCCGCGATCGCGTGGTCGGGGGACATCACCGAGCTCAACGCCGAGCACGGGGACCGGTTCGAGTTCGTCATCCCCGAGGCCGGCGGGACGCTGTGGAGCGACAACCTGGTGGTGCCCGTCGGGTCGGCGCACCGGTCCAACGCCGAGGACCTCATGGACTACTACTACCAGCCGGACGTCGCGGCGCAGGTCGCCGCCTTCGTCAACTACATCTCTCCCGTCGAGGGCGCGCAGGAGGCGATGCTGGCGATCGACCCGGAGCTCGCCGCGGACCCGATGCTCTTCCCCGACGACGAGACACTGCGGCGCGTGAGCGTGTTCCGCACCCTCGAGCCGGACGAGGACGAGCGGTTCAGCAACGAGTTCTTCGCCGCCGCCGGGCTCTGA